The stretch of DNA CCTTTCCTCATGAAAACTTAATGGTTTCTGAAGAAATACTGATCTTCCTGTTTTCTAATGTGAGACATGAACTAAATTTGTTAAATCTTTCAGCCATCTGTAAGAACATTCTAGGAAATCTCATTCCTTTATGCTTGAAAATGTCATCTGCCCTGTATCTTAGCTTAATTCACTTATGTACggaaaagttaaaaagaatttgaaaccAGTGAGCTATTTAGGCATAGATTACGTGTGTTTTCATATTAAAGCAGTTTTCAGAAGGCAAACATCaggagttcgaagccagcccagacaaattagtttgggagaccctatctcaaaaatacccaacacaaaacagagctggcagagtgactcaaatgttGGAGTGCCTGCataataagtgtgaggccctgagttcaagccagtactaccaaaaaggggaaaaaaaaaaacaaaggctgtAAAGTGGAGATCAGTATTGTGTCTTACTCTGATCTTCCAgccataacattttttaaaaggtaattttttGTGAGGCAATTTTCAGACTTAAAAGTTGCAAGACATAGTACAAAGAATGTGTATTCATCACAGTTCACTTTTAAATTGAGGTTATTTTCTCCATACCTGAACTTATTCAATGTGACAAATCCACTTTCTTTCCAGAGTAAACATGGAAAATAAGTTATAAGGGGAAACATTTTGTAATACAATTTTTTAGATAAAATGTTCCAGTTTAATAAATGGTAAAGTAATTCCATTTGGTTTGGACAAGCATTTTGTCTCAGAAGTTACTTATTAGCATTGAATACTTTGGATGTCCACTGTGTGTGAGACACTATGGATAAAATGATGTGAAACACCTGGGAGTATAGATCATtggtagagcctttgcctagGCACTAGGTTTGACCCCAACTCCCCGAGGAATAGGCGGGAGACATAGGACGACAAGACACAGTTTCTATTTTCATGGAGCTTATGGTGTGTCATTCAATGGATGTTTCTAAGTAATCCAGACAACAAACggagagctgggtatggtggttcatgccttaatcccagcactccagatgttaaagcaggaagatcaggagtttgaagccagcctgggctacagtgagaccctatctaaaacaaaacaaaagacatccACATACAGGGGGAGTGGAGAATCAACTTTATTAAAATGGGAAATCATAGGCCAAAATTTTATTAGATGtggaaataaacatttgtttccggttgttttactttttggttGTAATTTTTACATTGTGAAAGAGTATAGATTATGAATACACAAGTATTTGAAAAGCATTGAAgctgggcaccgatggctcatgcctgtaatcctagctacttgggaggttgagatcaggaataTCAAGGTTCAAGCCAGCCCCAGAAAACAGTTCAtaaggctccatctccaaaataatcagagtagcTAGTGGActgactcagtggcagagcacctgcataacaagtgtgaggccctgagttcaaacctcagtaccaccaaaaaataaccagagcaaaatagactggaggtgtgacgaatgcctgctttgcaagcatgaagccctgagttcaaaccccagtctctcaaacacacgcacacacacacacacacaaagaaaaaaagcgtTAAAAGTGGCCTGtgcaaatacataaagaactgtcagaattcaacaataagaaaacctACTCAAGCTGGGCACagcggctcacatctgtaatccctgctacttgggaggtggagatcaggaggactgaggcttgaggctagcccaggcaaaaagttagcgaggcCCATCTTAACAAAAAAGCTTGATGTGTGCAGGGTGCTGGCAGCTCActtatgtaatcctagctactcaggagacagagatcaggaggatcttagttcccagccagccctgggcaaatggtttgagagaccctatctcgaaaacacccaacacaaaaaagggttagcagagtggctcaagtgataagagtacctgcctaccaagtgtgaagccctgagttcaaacctcagtactgccaaaaaaaagaacggaggaaacaatcaacagactggtagaaaatatttgaaaatcttgcaTCTGATAAGAGGCTAATACTTAAAATACATAATCAGGACTcctagggtggctcaagtggttagaatgcctgcctagcaagtgtgaggccccaaattcaaccccagtaccaccaaaaagaaagttttaaaaaacatagagcaatttgatttaaaaatgggcaaagggtcTGAACAGAAATTTCTGAGATAACATAAATTACTGTGTATAATACATACCTGTAGTTCCAGACAGGATGTGTTGGGCCAcaaaatttgagaccagcctgggcaacacagaacACCCTGtctctcggaaaaaaaaaaaaaaaaggcaacctaTTGGGGACCCCTCCCTGCCTCACATGGgagttttgttctttctcttaattaacttcttgtctatactctcaaaaaaaagataaaaagaaaatctaaaccacaatgaaataccacctcacaactgttagaatggctagaattaaaaaaaaaaaaaaaaaggtttctgcTGGCCAGtatgccagccttttttgtgttggttattttcttttatctgttttcagtaatggggtttgaactcagggcctacaccttgagttccaccagcccttttttctgtgatgagttatttttaagatagggtctcttgaactactttcCCCACAGTGGCTTAGAACCGCaattcctctgatctctgcctcctgagtagctggattatttttcattgttttttagttTCACTGTAATGTTCTATGGCAAATGATAGTGAACTTCCACTGATGGTACTAATATAAAATTTCCTCCTTAAATGTATGCTTTCACATGCATAAGTATcttggaagggagggagggaggaaggagaaggagacagaaagaaaagaaagaactggtAATACATATTGCCTCCAGGGACCTTCAGATGAGCTGGGAACAAACGTGAGAGGGAAACTTTCTTTTTAGTATTCTGCTGAACATTTCAACTTCTGTCACCCAAAATAACCataaaacgaaaaaaaaaaaaaccgaaacAACAGTACAGATAGTTGGAAAGATAGGGCAAAATCGTGAAGGTCTTAAGAGAATGAAAGTAAACTGTCAAAAAATAcgtttgctggaaaatggatggaactggagatcgtgTGAGGTGAAATATACTAGTTCCACAGAGACAGGTTTTGTATGTTTCCCTCTTTTGTGACGTTTAGGAGAAAATAAAACGAAACCTAACAATTAagatcatgaaagtaaaagggggactacCAGGCaggtggaaggggaagggaaaaggtggagagaggccagggggtgaatatgatcaaattacattACAGGCATCTATGGACATGTTCTGAAGCCCCTTACTAAGTACAATCCAATGTACGccaataagaaaaaatatctttgGGTGGAGGGAGAAATTTATAGTGGAAATGCAATGATGGGGAGCCTCGGCTCGGTCTCTGTCAGGGCTTGGCTCTGCCCAAGCCCCGCCTCCGACTCGAGGATCCAACTGAGCATGCGCGCGGGCTCCTGCGGGCCATTTCTACTGGTGCTTTCTATCCCCGTCGAGGGCGCGCGGCGAGTACGCGTGCCTTACCGGGAGCGCGCACGCACACATGCGCGCATGCTCCGCCCCGCCTGCATCCGACCCGCGAATCCCGAGACGAGCAGAACGGTCTTGTCTTGGCTCCCGAAGTAAATGCCCCGGAAGGCGGCCCAAGACGAAGTAGCGGAGGAGGGCGCCGAAGAGTACGGCCCGGAGGAGTTCGGTCGGGAGAGCTCGAGCGCCGAGGGGTCCGGCCCGGAAGAGTCGGACTCGGAGGCGTCGGGCGTcgaggaggagatggaggcccGGCGTCCCCGACCCGTGCTGCGCTCGGTGAACTCACGCGAGCCCTCCCAGGTCATCTTTTGCAACCGCAGCCCGCGCGTCGTGCTGCCGGTGTGGCTCAACTTTGACGGCGAGCCGCAGCCCTACCCGACGCTGCCGCCGGGCACGGGCCGCCGCATCCACAGCTACCGAGGTACGCGGCTCGGTACCCGCGACCACCATATCCCGGCCTGCCTCCCCATCGCCCCGTCCTAGAAAACTCGGGAATGACAGTCCTTCCCGTTTTACGGGCGAGGAGCGGAGGCCGCAGAGGTGGGGACAGACGCCGCTGGCCTGGGAAGGGCTTTCCCTTCCGGGCGCACATACCCCTCCCCAGAAGTGTCGCGTCCGTCCCGAACGCGGGCCCCGACGCCTCCTGTGGTCCACTTCCTCCTGGGGTCCCTGCCTTCTTGGAGACCACAGTCCCCAATTGCAGCGATAGGAACGGGGCTCCGCGGGCTGTGGGAGCGGGAACCGGGCACCCCGCCCGCAGACGGGGGCTCCATGCAATGCGCCTGCCCCTGGGGAGGGGAGCAGGTGAGTGGGCCTCAGCCACCCCACAGAAGGAGTTGAGTTGGGGAGAGAGGGACCGCGCGTGCTGAGACCTGGAGGGTTAGGGGGCGGGGGTGTAGATATGGAATGGCGGGAGAGGAACGTCAAAAGGTgcggcactgggttttgaactcagggcctcacgctttctaGGTAGGCGCTCTATGCAGCCCTTTTCTATGATGGGTTTTTCCTAGATAGGGCCTTAGGAACTATTTGgcaggtctggctttgaaccgctatcCTCGTGATTTCtgtttcctaagtagctaggattacaggcgtgagccacggttCCCGGGGCTCAAAAGGTGATTGACATTGCCAGTTGCATACTGAAAAGCATGCCCAGGTTGCAGAGTGGCTGGGAGTAGTTCTGCAGGTGAGGGGAGACCAGATGGAGAGGCGCTGATCTTCCCATGGCCTTGACGCACAGTAGCCCTGGGTTTTCTTAGGGGTCTTTTCTTCCTTGAGGATGGTGTACTTAATAGGCTCATGcttctcaatctcttttttttttttttttaatttataagaaaaatttctTAGAGTTCTGGAGTGTGAAAATCCAAGTCAAGAGACCACATCTGTTCCGCATCTGGTGAGGTGGCCTTGCTGCATCACCACAAGGCAGAGGGTACTGCATGAGACACACTGTCTCAATCTTTTCCACCAGACTTGTAGTATTTGATGAGGAAAAACACAATACTTCCAGAAGTCAGTATTTTTGTAATCTATTGCATGTAGGAAATTGTTTGAATTTTGTATTCAAAATTTATCTTTGCCTgagttaatataaaaatatgttttaaattactTGCCATGTGTCTGGGCACAGTGGTCAggactgtaatcctaactacttaggaggcaggagatctggaggactgaggctcaaggCTGTGGACAAAAAgctcaagagatcctatctctgccatagctgggtgtggtagtgtgcacctgtcatcccagttatgctgAAGCATaaatcataaataggaggattgaagtccaggcctgcccaggcataaaatggagaccctattggaaaaatacctaaaagccGAAAGggataggggtgtggctcaagtgttagagtgtctgcctaccaagcataccaccctgagttcaaaccccagtaccgccaaaataaaaaaaattaccatgtGGATGTGCTAATGCCACTGAATGGTACgtgtaaaaatagttaaaattgccagacatggtggtacatacctgtagtcgTAGTGActttgaaggctgaggcaggcatATCACTTGAGCCCATTAATGTGAGGTCAGTCTGAGATTTGAGGGCAGCATAGCTAGACTatgtctcaagaaaaaagaaaagaaaagtttaaatggaaattttgttatatattttatcacaacAAAAAATTCactagctggacatggtggcacatcttcctgtaatctcagcactcaggaggctgaggcagaaggatagagagttggaggccaacctgagctacatagcaggaccctgttccaaaaaacaaacaaatgaaaaacatttttttttaaaccagtttaTATTTCCTAAACTTTCCCCAAAATCTTCAAATAAGTTTATACCTCCGGAAGAAGTGCTATATTTATCTTAAGACAGCTTCTTTTCTCCTTAAATAAAATCTTAGTTCTGACAGTTTGTCTCCTTCCTCATGTCCCTACCCACCCTCCTTTTTTGGAATGTGAAAATTCATGCATGATTTACACAGTAAAAGGCACAGATCTTAGGGCTTGATGAATTTTGGCAGTTATAGCAACACTTAGATCAAGTATAGATTAGAACATTTCCATGATGCCCTGAGGTCCCTCCTGCCCCTTCTTGATCAACCCCTTCCTTCCCATGACCACCTACCCATTCTAATAAAGCTTTTCTCATCGTGCATTAGTTTTGCCCATTCATACAGCATATACCCTTTTCTCTTTGCCCACTCTCTCAGCATGCTACTTTTGCATCTCctggttgtttttggtttttggtgggaggaggtttgaactcagggctttgcacttgcaaagcagtagtCTACCTCCtgtgccacacctctagcccatttttctcttgagtttttggagatggggggtctctcaagctctttgcccaggctggcctcaaaacacaatgctcctgagctcagcctaccaagtagctaggatttcattTGTGAGACATTGTTGCCTGGCTATCTCCTGGTTTTTAAGAAGCACAGATTTGAGGACTCAGTGGTCTTCTCCCTTACAGATTGCAGTCTTTGTGATTTGCAATCACTTACTTTACCTAGGCCTTGCTTTTTCACCATTGTTGCagatttactttctgtctctattgtCTTGAACAAGTAGTTTGCTTTCCTCatatctgttttctcatttgtaaatggATCTTTTCTAAGGATTGCTGTTGTAATGCAACTGGAAGGACTTGGTATGACATTTAACCAGAGAGAGACAAGTGTTTCATGTGGTATGGGGGATAGAGAAGAGAGGCGTGACTCAGACCTGCGGCTCCTTAACAGCCTCTGCCTGTGTTAACAGGTCACCTCTGGCTCTTCCGAGACGCGGGGACGCATGATGGACTCCTGGTTAACCAGACTGAACTGTTTGTGCCGTCCCTCAATGTTGACGGACAGCCTATTTTCGCCAACATCACACTGCCAGGTACTGATCTTCAGTTTTACTTCTTAAAAAGTTAAGGTTGGCTATTGTAGTGAGTAGAGGATAGTCTTAAAGGAAAGCGTTCTTACTAATTTTTGCCAGCCTTTTTATAAGGCTCTGTTTTCCACCATAAATAAAGTGggagtattttatttatatatgtgctgtGTTGAACAAGAATGTGGTGTTTCAAAAGTGCTTTgggctcttgttttgtttttggtggaactggggtttgaactcaggacttcgcacttgcaaagcaggtactctaccacttgagccatttctccagtctattttgctctggttatttcagagacagggttttgtgaactatttgtccaggctggccttgaaccacagtcctgatcttagccttccaagtaattaggattacaggcatgagctactggcacccaacCTGCTTTGGGCTCCTAAGAGATGGTCTGAAGAATCTGCTTATAGAATTGTGAATGCCTTGAGGTTCCCTGACCTCAGAACAGTCTTGCGCCCTGGAGTCCCAGAGACAAAGTGTGAGAATAAGATATCATGGCTTATTTGTTgttgaggggtgtgtgtgtgtatttttgacaatactgggatttgaacaaaggactttgagcttgcaaggcagacgctctgccacttgagctacatctccatctCCATGacgttatatttttaatttaatccaGTTAAGCTCAGTgtcagaggtttaaaaaaaacaaatagttcACTATTTGTTTGAAGCTAAAATGATTTTACTAGCTTGAGCCCTAAGAAACTGATGTTCTTTTGAGTAAAAAACCCAGACTAGTGTGGTGGTGCTTGCTTGTAAtcttagatactcaggaggctgaagcagtaggatcatgagttcaagaccagtctaaaaaaacaaaaaaagaccagTCTAGATTACAATAGCCAAACCCTTTCTCACACTCTTCCCCCTCCACAAAAAGCTCAAATACCTGTAGCTTTGTAAGTGCAAACTAATATGTATGCATAGATCCTGTTTTAAGAAAGTggataagctgggtatggtggacacatttgtaatcccagcagtcaggaggccgAGACAGGAGGATTACGAATTTAAGACTAGCCTTTTAATATAATGCTacccttttatttttgtataaaacaaaaataaagaagtgtGTATACAAAGAAGACCATTGCTTAAATTTGGTAAATTTTGCCTTATAGAATGTTTAAAGAGAAAGTTTCCTAGTGAGTGTGAAATAAGAATGGAATTAACCCAAAGTGCACACTGTTTTTGTTATCTATTGCCATGTGATACCCATCCCAACAAATAACAATACCCATTTTTACTTGTTACAATTCTGCAGGCTGGGCTGAGTTaagctaagttttttttttttttttttttttgctgatttgTAGTCTCTGGTTTGGCTGCCTTCTGGCAGCAGTTTGCCTGGGGTCTGGGCCGTCTGTCATTCAAGGCATTTTAGGGACTGTCTCTCTTGGCGTGGTCTCTCTAGTACCGTAGTTCAAGGGTCCCAAAAGTGGAAAAGCAGAAATTGCCAGGTCTTAGACTGAGTTGCTAGTGTCACTTGATCCACATTCAGTGGTTGAAGCAAATCACAGGCCCagctcactttcttttcttcttctttttctttttctttttttttttgcagtactggtgtttgaactcagggccttcaccttgagccactccaccagcccttttttgtgatgggtttttttgagatagggtctttcaaaaccatttgcccagactggctttgaacctagatcctcctgatctctgcctcctgaatagctaggattgcaggtgtgagccgccagcaCCCCGTGGCCCAGCTCATTTTTAAGGGGAAGTTACTATACAAGGACATGAATACTGTGAGGCACCTGTTGACATACCACTGCCACAGTACATgtgctcatcttttttttttttttttttttgcaatactctgacttaaactcagggcctacaccttgagccactccaccactcctttttgtgttaagtattttgaagatgaggtcttgaaaactatttgctcaggctggcttcaaacctcaatcttcctgatcgctccctcctgagtagctgggattacaggcgtgggccactggCGCCTGTcaccttttttatcttttaagctAAAGTAATGTAGTTGCTGTGGTTGGCAGAGCTTTTGCTCATCCCTTGTCCTGAGGCCTGACCCTGCTACTGAGGATGTGGTTTCCTACCCTTGCAGTGTATACTCTGAAAGAGCGGTGCCTCCAGGTTGTGCGAAGCCTGGTCAAACCTGAGAACTACAGGAGGCTGGACATCGTCAGGTCACTTTATGAAGATTTAGAAGACCACCCCAATGTACGGAAAGACCTGGAGCGGCTGACGCAGGAGCACATTGAAAATCAACAGGCTGGAAGAGGAAACTAAAGAATTTAATTGAAATTAGCATTTCTGCGTCTGACTTTTTGATGGTATTAATGAGTCTTAATTAGGTATAGGACTGGGTCACTTACTCTTGGGTTCAAAGGACCTCATTCATGGAGTAATGTATGCTGTATTGCTTAAAAGAAAGTTAACTGACTTCAGTGGGCTTTGTGATGTTTAGGGCAAAGTGTCACTGAATCCCTGCTCTTTCTAAATACTCATCAGGAGAAAGTAGTTGTGGTTTTGCCTCTTGGTAAGTCAGGAAAGTTTCAGCATAAGGATGTTTGTGTAAGTAATATGATGAGATTTGCAGCATGTCCTCTAGTCACAAGAAGCAGTGGTGTGCACTTTTAATGAGGGTATTGTGGTTGGTGAGGTGTCCACCTCTTGCTTTGGGAAGAGCGAGATGTCCTTGAGGCAGGGTCAGGCCTTTCTCCTCTTAGAGGGCCAATGCCTAACACATAAGCCTTCATTCCATGATTGTTGGATAAACAGACATGTTTGGAGAGTTGGCCTCTTCTTTTGttggaggagagaagggaggcctTAAAGTGTATATAAGTAAACAGACATCTGAaagagatttcatttttatagaaagcactttttctaattttccaaGTCTTCACTTTCCTTGGTGCACTCTTGTAGCAacacttttgtttctgtttctaaatCTGATATTAAATTAGTTGCTGTCATCATAGCATTTTTATAACTTGACATCTACATAGAAAATAGCAGGGAAGAGCCATACTCATGTTTGATTCTAGTGTGAAACAGCTCCTGTACTTTAGATAAGTTGTTGCTAGATAGATGTGGGTAGTTCTGTTCCTTTCTATAACTCCATGGCATTTCCATttggttggctttttttttctttgacacagGGTTTCATAATGTAACCGCAGGGTGGCCTCAGactaatgatttttctgcctCAATCTCTCTGTTTCAGCATTTTCCATCAGCAGGATGGTTACGTTTTTACCCAGGTGGAGAAGATGATGAAGCATTCTACACTCAGGCCAGTTACTTTAAATTTCTGGTTCACAGAATAGCCTagaatgttttaaagttttatagttGTACATGTGCTTTCTTCTAGGCTGGatttaaaagtattaaatttaatacttacatcattcttttttgtaactaattagtttaaaaaaaaacagttggtGTGGTTGTGCACCTCTATAATCCCCGCTACCCAGCAGACAGAGATATGAGGATTGTGTCTGAGGCCAGTTCTGAACAAAaggccctctctgaaaaataaaagcaaaaaggactaggatcgagactcaagtggtagagcagttttctagcaagcatgaggccctgagttcaaaccccagttacccctagtaaagaaaaatttagaaaagacagaaaagaagacagaTCATTGTTGAGTCAGGaatggtggttcacaactgtaatcccagtacttgggaggctgagtttggagGATCTGGAATTCAAGATCAGTCTGGGtgacatag from Castor canadensis chromosome 10, mCasCan1.hap1v2, whole genome shotgun sequence encodes:
- the Vhl gene encoding LOW QUALITY PROTEIN: von Hippel-Lindau disease tumor suppressor (The sequence of the model RefSeq protein was modified relative to this genomic sequence to represent the inferred CDS: deleted 1 base in 1 codon), which gives rise to MPRKAAQDEVAEEGAEEYGPEEFGRESSSAEGSGPEESDSEASGVEEEMEARRPRPVLRSVNSREPSQVIFCNRSPRVVLPVWLNFDGEPQPYPTLPPGTGRRIHSYRGHLWLFRDAGTHDGLLVNQTELFVPSLNVDGQPIFANITLPVYTLKERCLQVVRSLVKPENYRRLDIVRSLYEDLEDHPNVRKDLERLTQEHIENQRLEEETKEFN